One genomic segment of Belonocnema kinseyi isolate 2016_QV_RU_SX_M_011 chromosome 2, B_treatae_v1, whole genome shotgun sequence includes these proteins:
- the LOC117167210 gene encoding serine/threonine-protein kinase PAK mbt, protein MFAKKKKKPQISTPTNFEHRVHTGFDKLEGKFVGLPLQWASIVGNNQILKSTNRPLPLVDPSEITPTEILDLKTIVRGHNDPRVGRFAPGDKNTENGLPKTSTVARSNSLRSSSPPRLRRDYRNNSNLPPSVPEGQEMINSPAQFKAYSNYGKPHGYPDKLRQNFPNLGPGMHPNHHNLLPNLQNLNPNMQSSPNLTHVGSNAPNLSLNFQNLSPIPSIQSPTANSSISQIPEHELQRTNPSTVMPTQYVMLLHNMHSKVSPVGSIASQRPLSQLSSHNVNKHSQNYGVPENPSAVLTHFQKPIESSQSMHNLSKSAVTSSIPGVSSTPDQNQNMKSAVSSGNLAVGSGTGVNNANKQNADQRLTHEQFRAALQMVVSRGDPRENLENFLKIGEGSTGTVCIATDKALHRQVAVKKMDLRKQQRRELLFNEVVIMRDYHHANIVEMYDSFLVDDELWVVMEYLEGGALTDIVTHSRMDESQIATVCIQCLKPLEYLHSQGVIHRDIKSDSILLTADGRVKLSDFGFCAQVSQELPKRKSLVGTPYWMSPEVISRLPYGPEVDIWSLGIMIIEMVDGEPPFFNEPPLQAMRRIRDMPPPKLKNSHKVSPRLQGFLEKMLVRDPAQRATATQLLEHPFLRQAQSPSILIPLMRGARHTNC, encoded by the exons ATGTTTGCCAAGAAGAAGAAAAAGCCACAAATATCAACACCGACGAATTTCGAGCATCGAGTGCATACGGGATTCGATAAGCTTGAAGGAAAATTCGTAGGTCTGCCTTTACAATGGGCATCTATAGTTGGCAACAACCAGATACTCAAGTCTACTAATCGACCTTTACCTCTGGTTGATCCAAGTGAAATCACTCCCACGGAAATTCTCGATTTAAAGACTATCGTACGGGGCCATAATGATCCTAGGGTCGGAAGATTTGCACCTGGAGATAAAAACACTGAAAATGGTTTGCCTAAAACTAGTACCGTCGCCAGATCAAACTCTCTTCGGTCTTCCAGTCCGCCGAGACTTAGGCGAGACTACAG aaataattcaaatcttccACCATCCGTACCGGAAGGCCAAGAAATGATAAATAGTCCTGCTCAATTCAAAGCCTATTCCAATTACGGAAAACCTCACGGTTATCCGGACAAACTGAGGCAGAATTTTCCAAACTTAGGACCTGGAATGCATCCAAATCATCATAACCTACTTCCAAATCTCCAGAATCTCAATCCCAACATGCAGTCTTCTCCAAATTTAACGCACGTGGGGTCAAACGCTCCAAACTTGtctttgaatttccaaaaccTAAGTCCAATTCCGAGTATTCAAAGTCCGACGGCCAATTCCAGTATTTCACAGATTCCAGAACATGAATTACAAAGAACTAATCCATCCACGGTGATGCCCACACAATATGTGATGTTGCTACACAATATGCATTCCAAGGTTTCTCCGGTTGGATCAATAGCCTCGCAAAGACCTCTTAGTCAACTGAGTTCACACAATGTTAATAAACATTCTCAAAATTATGGAGTGCCTGAAAATCCTTCCGCTGTACTTACACATTTCCAGAAACCGATAGAAAGTTCGCAATCAATGCACAATCTCTCAAAATCTGCGGTAACTTCATCTATTCCTGGAGTGAGTTCTACACCAGATCAAAATCAGAACATGAAGAGCGCAGTTTCGTCCGGCAATTTAGCTGTTGGCTCCGGAACGGGAGTAAATAATGCCAACAAGCAGAACGCAGACCAAAGGTTGACACATGAACAATTCAGAGCGGCCCTGCAAATGGtg gttaGTCGAGGAGACCCAAGAGAGAATTTGGAGAACTTCTTAAAAATTGGCGAGGGCAGTACAGGCACAGTTTGTATCGCAACAGACAAGGCATTGCACCGCCAAGTAGCAGTAAAAAAAATGGACTTGCGAAAGCAGCAAAGGCGAGAGCTTCTTTTCAACGAGGTGGTCATCATGAGAGATTACCATCACGCGAACATTGTCGAAATGTACGACAGTTTCTTGGTAGACGATGAACTCTGGGTGGTCATGGAATACCTCGAAGGTGGAGCTCTAACAGATATTGTCACCCACTCTCGAATGGATGAGAGTCAGATAGCAACGGTTTGCATTCAGTGCCTTAAACCACTCGAGTATCTGCACTCCCAGGGTGTTATTCACAGGGATATAAAATCTGACTCTATCCTGCTTACTGCAGACGGACGGGTGAAATTGTCAGACTTTGGTTTCTGCGCCCAGGTTTCTCAAGAACTTCCGAAGCGGAAGTCCTTAGTGGGAACGCCTTACTGGATGAGCCCTGAAGTTATTTCCCG GTTACCGTATGGTCCAGAAGTTGATATTTGGTCTCTGGGAATTATGATCATTGAAATGGTCGATGGAGAGCCGCCATTCTTTAATGAACCTCCTCTTCAAGCAATGCGTCGCATCAGAGATATGCCCCcaccaaaattgaagaattcgcACAAG